A region of Hydrogenimonas cancrithermarum DNA encodes the following proteins:
- a CDS encoding HU family DNA-binding protein, with protein MKKAEFVQAVAEKAGLSKKDTEAVLNAALETITEALAEGKSVSFIGFGTFTTAERAARKAKVPGTDRIVEVPATRAVKFKVGKQLKEAVAK; from the coding sequence ATGAAAAAAGCTGAATTTGTACAAGCAGTCGCCGAAAAAGCGGGATTGTCCAAAAAAGATACCGAAGCGGTACTCAACGCTGCACTCGAAACTATCACGGAAGCGCTTGCAGAAGGTAAAAGTGTGAGTTTCATCGGATTCGGTACATTTACGACCGCCGAGCGTGCGGCACGCAAAGCGAAAGTCCCGGGTACAGACCGCATCGTGGAAGTTCCTGCAACACGCGCTGTCAAATTCAAAGTCGGCAAGCAACTCAAAGAGGCTGTCGCAAAATAG
- the flgL gene encoding flagellar hook-associated protein FlgL: MMRITQNNFFNTFVSDQQNIKEQLNRLNQQISSGMKIKYGYEDPSVFTDTLRLDYEEHTLTQAVDVATDAQNFANNTDSVMFQFTDALTRFKTLLIQAANSSNADSNYYAISNELKSLKEHLVNLGNSSINGRYLFSGSALDVKPLDEKGNYYGNGDSIKAVVGAEVEVPYNIPGEELFLGEDGNVSRKVTTNIPLARFDSQEPVTLDTTIEALTGNTDDYDFIIHGRKSDGAVFSDTVTLSSQKTVKDIMDAVANEYGSDLVNVGLVNGYINVTDKFQGSSLLDFHLFARSNTDPSNPTKRIEFIKSENVGADVYDRALFAKIDTSRFRANMPLTLVQDATNGTDAKKGEYAKTNTLLADLSTATSLEGKSVTLELNGTPTTIDIHDTTTIQNLLDTIDATINSPDARAVLDDQGRIVVENLNGSDTVTAFALYSDSTPPDLLFNTNDALTIDDPKHDLFAALDEAIEAVENGLLYPDGENLINPRNPGIENALARIDHVMEHVSKEHTKIGAMSNSLKYSVERSETLKINIQTLRSEVLDTDIGEATMKLNQLSLNFQAMLASIAKIQNISLVNYL; the protein is encoded by the coding sequence ATGATGCGTATTACCCAGAACAATTTTTTCAATACATTTGTTTCAGACCAGCAGAATATCAAAGAGCAGCTCAACAGACTCAACCAGCAGATCTCTTCGGGGATGAAGATAAAGTATGGCTATGAAGATCCGTCGGTCTTTACCGATACGTTGAGACTCGATTATGAAGAGCATACGCTGACACAGGCTGTCGATGTCGCGACCGATGCGCAGAATTTCGCCAACAACACCGACAGTGTCATGTTTCAGTTTACCGATGCTTTGACACGTTTCAAAACATTGCTGATTCAGGCCGCCAACAGTTCCAATGCCGACAGTAACTACTATGCCATCAGCAACGAGCTGAAATCTCTGAAGGAGCATTTGGTCAATCTGGGAAACAGTTCGATCAATGGACGCTATCTCTTTTCAGGCAGTGCGCTCGATGTCAAGCCGCTCGATGAAAAGGGAAACTATTACGGCAATGGAGACTCTATCAAAGCGGTGGTGGGTGCCGAAGTTGAAGTTCCCTATAATATTCCGGGAGAGGAGCTTTTTCTGGGAGAAGATGGCAATGTCAGCAGAAAAGTCACGACAAATATTCCTTTGGCACGGTTTGATTCACAAGAACCGGTGACATTGGATACTACGATCGAAGCGTTGACAGGCAACACGGACGATTATGATTTTATCATCCATGGGCGCAAAAGTGACGGGGCGGTTTTTTCCGACACCGTCACACTCTCTTCGCAGAAAACCGTTAAAGATATCATGGATGCCGTTGCCAATGAATATGGCAGCGATTTGGTGAATGTCGGACTGGTAAACGGCTATATCAATGTTACAGACAAGTTCCAAGGAAGCAGCCTGCTCGATTTTCATCTGTTTGCGCGAAGCAACACCGATCCTTCGAACCCCACAAAGAGGATCGAATTTATCAAAAGTGAAAATGTAGGGGCCGATGTCTATGATCGAGCCCTTTTTGCAAAGATAGACACTTCAAGATTTCGTGCGAATATGCCGCTTACGCTCGTGCAGGATGCAACCAACGGAACGGATGCAAAAAAAGGTGAGTATGCGAAAACCAATACGCTTTTGGCGGATCTTTCAACCGCGACCTCCCTGGAGGGAAAGTCGGTGACCCTCGAACTCAATGGCACTCCAACCACGATCGATATCCACGATACGACGACGATTCAGAATTTGCTCGATACGATCGATGCAACGATCAACAGTCCGGATGCAAGAGCGGTGCTGGATGATCAAGGCAGAATCGTAGTCGAAAATCTCAACGGAAGCGATACTGTCACGGCGTTCGCTCTCTATTCCGATTCGACACCTCCGGATCTGCTTTTCAATACCAATGACGCCTTGACGATCGACGACCCCAAACACGATCTTTTCGCTGCACTTGACGAGGCGATCGAAGCGGTCGAAAACGGCTTGTTGTATCCGGATGGGGAGAATCTAATCAATCCCAGAAATCCCGGCATAGAAAATGCATTGGCGCGTATCGATCATGTGATGGAACATGTGAGCAAAGAGCACACCAAGATCGGGGCGATGTCCAACAGTCTCAAATATTCCGTCGAACGGAGCGAAACACTCAAAATCAATATACAGACACTACGTTCGGAAGTTCTCGATACCGATATCGGCGAAGCGACGATGAAACTGAACCAACTCAGTCTCAATTTCCAGGCGATGTTGGCATCGATCGCCAAAATCCAGAATATTTCACTGGTTAATTATCTTTAA
- the flgA gene encoding flagellar basal body P-ring formation chaperone FlgA, translating into MITFERHLGKSYPALQKIVEKRYLDAYPTLRIHSLIIKPTSMKIDDFTLSPSCDISLPKRALRKKKGTFVVKCGKSRHFFQYSLDGVIGVYKANHQIKKDKIIDSSDVTVTQVPFEKFYAPPVTHIGTGEMIARQHIPKGKVIIESMVAEVPAVFKHQRVRCFYKEGAVRIEFEGTAMQNGSIGETILIKKSDGKALRGKVIEKKTVEIQ; encoded by the coding sequence ATGATCACATTCGAACGGCATCTTGGAAAAAGCTATCCAGCGCTTCAGAAAATCGTTGAAAAACGCTATCTTGACGCCTATCCCACCCTTCGAATCCACTCGCTCATCATCAAACCCACAAGTATGAAAATCGACGATTTCACACTCTCTCCTTCCTGCGACATCTCTCTTCCGAAACGGGCATTGCGAAAGAAAAAAGGAACCTTCGTCGTCAAATGCGGAAAATCCCGCCACTTTTTCCAATATAGTCTTGACGGCGTAATCGGTGTCTATAAAGCCAATCATCAAATAAAAAAAGATAAAATAATCGATTCATCGGATGTGACTGTGACGCAGGTGCCTTTTGAAAAGTTCTACGCTCCGCCTGTTACCCATATCGGTACGGGTGAGATGATCGCCAGACAGCATATTCCCAAAGGGAAAGTGATTATCGAGTCGATGGTTGCGGAAGTTCCGGCCGTTTTCAAACATCAGCGCGTACGCTGTTTCTACAAAGAGGGGGCGGTGCGTATCGAATTCGAGGGAACTGCCATGCAAAACGGCTCAATCGGAGAGACGATCTTGATCAAGAAATCGGACGGCAAAGCGCTTCGCGGCAAAGTGATAGAGAAAAAAACTGTGGAGATTCAATGA
- a CDS encoding UbiX family flavin prenyltransferase has protein sequence MRVVTAITGASSVQIGLKMIEKFPSDVTPYLIISDNAEEVIKHESVRFYRNSDIAAPIASGSFPSEAMIIAPCSMNTLAKIACGIADNLVTRTAAVMIKENRPLLLAPREIPLSAIALENMLKLSRLGVIIAPPIMGYYSDHETVDEMENFIIGKWFDLLGINHNLYKRWKIEEA, from the coding sequence ATGAGAGTGGTGACAGCCATAACCGGTGCCAGCAGTGTGCAGATCGGACTGAAAATGATCGAAAAGTTTCCCTCCGATGTCACGCCCTATCTCATCATCTCCGACAATGCTGAAGAGGTGATCAAGCACGAATCGGTCCGGTTCTACCGCAACAGCGACATCGCCGCACCGATCGCTTCAGGATCTTTTCCGAGCGAGGCGATGATCATAGCCCCCTGCAGCATGAACACTCTCGCCAAGATCGCCTGCGGTATCGCCGACAATCTCGTCACCCGTACGGCGGCCGTGATGATCAAAGAGAACCGTCCGCTTCTTCTAGCACCCCGCGAAATACCGCTGAGTGCCATCGCACTGGAGAATATGTTGAAGCTTTCACGCCTTGGGGTCATCATCGCCCCGCCGATCATGGGGTACTACAGCGACCACGAAACGGTCGACGAGATGGAAAACTTCATCATCGGCAAATGGTTCGACCTGCTGGGCATCAACCACAATCTCTACAAACGCTGGAAAATCGAGGAAGCATGA
- the coaD gene encoding pantetheine-phosphate adenylyltransferase produces MKRVIYPGTFDPITNGHMDIIIRATHLFDEIIVAVAKSSEKGPMFSHAQRIAMAKAACKSLDNVKVEGFSNLLVDFCRQMESTIIIRGLRAVSDFEYELQMGYANASLAPEIETVYLMPSLENAFISSSVVRSILKHDASCAHLLPPQVNAIIETSIKCKE; encoded by the coding sequence ATGAAACGCGTTATTTACCCCGGGACTTTCGACCCCATAACCAACGGCCATATGGATATCATCATCCGTGCGACGCACCTTTTCGACGAAATCATCGTCGCCGTCGCCAAATCGAGTGAAAAAGGTCCGATGTTTTCACACGCTCAGCGCATCGCGATGGCGAAAGCGGCCTGCAAGTCGCTCGACAACGTCAAGGTGGAAGGGTTTTCGAACCTACTGGTCGACTTCTGCCGCCAGATGGAATCCACTATCATCATTCGCGGCCTGCGTGCCGTAAGCGATTTCGAGTATGAACTCCAGATGGGATACGCAAACGCATCGCTCGCGCCGGAGATCGAAACGGTCTATCTGATGCCGAGTCTCGAGAACGCCTTCATCAGTTCGTCGGTCGTCCGCTCCATCCTGAAACACGACGCTTCCTGTGCCCATCTGCTCCCACCGCAGGTCAACGCGATAATCGAAACGTCGATCAAATGCAAAGAGTAG